The Amblyomma americanum isolate KBUSLIRL-KWMA chromosome 6, ASM5285725v1, whole genome shotgun sequence genome has a window encoding:
- the LOC144136723 gene encoding polyamine-transporting ATPase 13A3-like → MGKTSAYKINMGYEDEMTLEGYKWVLRKAAIGWIVIILSFGVPLILSSWKRSILLKLTHVLCHPDEAQKVLLKDKYSQEFIESVFQSSRPLKDGCSYCYFFNKRIKYIWKKDLQRFVKLDGLEVDSCQDLLTMSSGLSDSDVDYQQSLFGENSLLIEMTPVYKLVVNEVFSPFYVYQLFIVIVWMVQLYYQFGVCVILLSIISVSVSVWQTRKQTRALKEAVHTESPVTVLRDSNEVTLSSKQLVPGDVIILPESHHIMECDAVLINGDCIVNESMLTGESFPITKVPVSAEDGYTCSANKRNTLFCGTSVLHSRSTNGRVAAIVYRTGFNTMKGELVRSILFPKPVHFKLHADVMKSMVIFLILGIPAMIYTGLIFSSLGAFARDIAIIVIDVATFVVPPLLPAVLTSLNASAQRRLKKNDIYCLNSRYINFCGALSVVCFDKTGTLTEDCLDIAAVVPCENAMLQPVVNNLKILPHGPMLVALATCHSLHLIRGEVVGYEMDIKTLQTIDWKLEEPKLGEPVPFDKIPARIVMPRNVRLSSPSLGIVRQFPFESQLQRATVVVTAASSNLFHVYCKGAPEIVQTLCLPATVPENFREALESYTRHGLRVLAVASKALPNDTTWDQALHLLPRAELEYDLHFRGFIVLQNKLKPESISTITALEDALIKTVMVTGDNLLTAVAVARDCNMIKEADAVIQVEAEAAQHGTIRAVYNYIKLPGLSEKIPLSYKASADDIAVPLLSDCSYHLAVDGRTFNLIRLHDKLLFEKLVHKGKVFARMLPEQKLQLIEALQDIGHQVGMCGDGANDCGALKAAHAGVSLSVAEASVASPFTAQRQNIECMIDVIREGRATLAATFGAFRYMVSYCFVLLVGALFLFWDGQKPSEGAYVFIDVFISLVPPMIFGTTEPYPALTRRAPAKSISNVVSIFSILSFIVIQTGFHTVAYVFCIQQPWYTPFVFDKNLVHTPPQSYVATAVLSVNCMSYVIAAVIFSPGPPFRKSIISNKLYLAVVVVEFAVVSYVILYPAEFVRNYINFKEAPQYEFHAFLFVLSLLNFIFSYIWEVFLVQQFLVNVVMPQLHHWRGPRRLHEKLERDLIHDPTWPPVNTAASIEDRPPSSPDHDSSSAALLNLPTREKQTSKLKFQSEETHEMSVVGRPTLSFSTFRGSSKKRKNEAARCD, encoded by the exons ATGGGTAAAACCAGTGCTTACAAGATTAACATGGGCTATGAAGATGAAATG aCATTAGAAGGCTACAAATGGGTTCTGAGAAAGGCTGCCATTGGGTGGATTGTGATCATTCTGTCTTTTGGAGTTCCTTTAATACTCTCCTCCTGGAAACGAAGTATTTTGCTCAAGCTGACACATGTATTGTGTCACCCTGATGAGGCACAGAAAGTGCTTCTGAAA GACAAGTACTCACAAGAGTTCATAGAATCAGTCTTCCAAAGTAGCAGGCCACTGAAAGACGgctgcagttactgctacttttTCAACAAGCGTATCAAATACATATGGAAGAAAGACCTTCAGCGCTTCGTGAAACTAGA TGGGCTTGAAGTAGACAGCTGCCAAGACTTGCTTACTATGTCATCAGGTCTGTCAGACTCAGATGTTGACTACCAGCAAAGCCTGTTTGGCGAGAACTCACTACTAATAGAGATGACTCCTGTATACAAGCTCGTCGTAAATGAG GTCTTCAGTCCATTTTATGTGTACCAGTTGTTCATCGTTATTGTGTGGATGGTCCAGCTGTACTACCAGTTTGGTGTTTGCGTCATCTTGCTTTCCATCATATCTGTTAGCGTATCAGTCTGGCAAACACGAAAG CAAACAAGAGCCCTCAAAGAGGCTGTCCACACAGAGTCTCCTGTGACTGTGCTGAGAGACTCAAATG AGGTGACCCTGTCTTCCAAGCAGCTTGTGCCTGGCGATGTGATCATCCTTCCTGAGAGCCATCACATCATGGAGTGTGATGCTGTCCTTATTAATGGTGACTGCATTGTCAACGAGAGCATGCTTACAG GGGAAAGTTTCCCAATCACAAAAGTTCCAGTGTCTGCAGAAGATGGCTACACTTGCTCTGCGAACAAAAGAAATACACTCTTCTGTGGCACAAGTGTACTGCACTCAAGAAGCACTAATGGCAGAGTGGCAGCCATTGTCTACAGGACTG GTTTTAACACCATGAAAGGAGAACTTGTGAGGTCAATCTTGTTCCCAAAACCGGTTCACTTCAAGCTGCATGCGGATGTGATGAAGTCGATGGTGATATTTCTCATTCTTG GCATACCAGCAATGATCTACACTGGTCTTATATTTAGCAGCCTTGGA GCATTTGCTCGAGACATAGCCATCATTGTCATTGATGTGGCCACTTTTGTGGTGCCTCCATTGCTGCCCGCTGTACTGACCAGCCTCAATGCCTCAGCTCAGAGGCGTCTGAAGAAGAATGACATCTACTGCCTTAACTCCAGATATATAAATTTCTGTGGAGCACTGAGCGTGGTCTGCTTTGACAAG ACAGGAACATTGACAGAGGACTGCCTGGATATAGCAGCTGTTGTCCCATGCGAGAATGCAAT GTTGCAGCCAGTTGTAAACAACCTCAAGATCCTCCCACATGGCCCCATGCTTGTGGCCCTTGCAACATGTCACTCCTTGCATCTCATTCGTGGTGAAGTGGTGGGGTATGAAATGGACATCAAGACGCTGCAGACCATTGATTGG AAGCTTGAAGAACCTAAGCTTGGTGAGCCTGTTCCCTTTGACAAGATACCAGCTCGCATTGTGATGCCAAGAAATGTAAGACTG AGTAGCCCAAGCTTGGGAATTGTGAGGCAATTCCCGTTCGAGTCCCAGCTGCAAAGGGCGACTGTGGTTgtcacagcagcaagcagcaaccttTTCCATGTCTATTGCAAAGGTGCCCCAGAGATCGTCCAGACGCTGTGCTTGCCAGCAACTG TTCCAGAGAACTTCAGAGAGGCACTGGAGAGCTACACGAGGCATGGGCTTCGAGTTCTGGCTGTTGCATCAAAAGCGCTACCAAACGACACTACATGGGACCAGGCACTGCACTTGCTTCCAAG AGCAGAACTTGAGTACGACCTGCATTTTAGAGGGTTCATCGTGCTTCAAAACAAGCTGAAACCTGAGAGCATATCAACCATCACTGCTCTAGAAGATGCACTCATAAAAACTGTGATGGTCACAG GAGACAACCTACTGACAGCCGTTGCAGTGGCCAGGGACTGTAACATGATCAAGGAAGCTGATGCGGTGATTCAAGTTGAGGCTGAAGCTGCTCAGCATGGAACCATTAGGGCTGTGTACAACTACATCAAGCTACCTGGATTGAGCGAAAAGATTCCACTCTCCTACAAAGCATCAGCAGAT GACATTGCAGTGCCACTGCTTTCAGACTGCAGTTACCATCTGGCAGTTGATGGCAGAACATTCAACCTAATTCGGCTACACGACAAGCTTCTATTTGAAAAG CTTGTTCACAAAGGCAAAGTGTTCGCCAGGATGCTACCTGAGCAAAAGTTGCAACTCATTGAAGCTCTTCAGGACATTGG GCACCAGGTTGGCATGTGTGGCGATGGGGCTAATGACTGCGGAGCACTCAAAGCAGCTCATGCCGGTGTGTCCCTGTCCGTGGCTGAGGCATCTGTGGCATCCCCATTCACTGCTCAGCGTCAGAACATCGAGTGCATGATTGATGTGATAAG GGAAGGCCGTGCAACACTCGCGGCAACATTTGGTGCGTTTCGTTACATGGTCTCCTACTGCTTTGTGCTCTTGGTGGGAGCCCTTTTCCTGTTTTGG GATGGACAAAAGCCATCAGAAGGTGCCTATGTTTTCATTGACGTCTTCATCAGTCTCGTTCCACCTATGATTT tTGGAACAACTGAGCCATACCCTGCACTCACCAGGAGAGCACCTGCTAAAAGCATCTCAAATGTTGTATCAATTTTTTCCATTCTGTCTTTCATTGTGATACAAACTGGCTTTCACACAGTGGCCTACGTCTTCTGCATTCAACAACCATG GTACACGCCTTTTGTGTTTGACAAAAATCTTGTGCACACGCCACCACAGTCATATGTAGCCACTGCAGTTCTGAGTGTGAACTGCATGTCCTATGTTATTGCTGCTGTGATCTTCTCCCCTGGACCTCCCTTCAGGAAAAGCATCATATCAAACA AACTGTATTTGGCTGTTGTCGTGGTGGAATTTGCTGTTGTGTCTTATGTCATACTGTACCCAGCAGAGTTCGTACGGAACTATATCAAT TTCAAGGAGGCTCCACAATACGAGTTTCACGCATTTCTCTTTGTCCTGTCCTTGTTGAATTTTATCTTTTCATACATATGGGAG GTTTTCTTGGTCCAGCAATTTCTGGTTAATGTTGTCATGCCTCAGCTGCATCACTGGAGGGGACCTCGTCGGCTGCATGAAAAGCTGGAACGGGACCTCATCCATGATCCTACATGGCCTCCTGTCAACACTGCAGCTAGCATCGAGGACAGGCCACCTT CATCTCCTGACCACGATTCTTCATCAGCAGCCCTGCTCAATTTGCCTACCAGGGAAAAGCAAACCTCGAAACTGAAGTTCCAGTCGGAGGAGACGCATGAAATGAGTGTAGTTGGCAGGCCTACTCTCTCATTTTCTACATTCCGGGGCAGCAGCAAGAAACGGAAGAATGAAGCTGCAAGGTGTGACTAG